A portion of the Bacillus thuringiensis genome contains these proteins:
- the thrC gene encoding threonine synthase — protein sequence MYKGLLKQYASYLPVNENTPNVSLMEGNTPLIPLLNISKQLGIQLYGKYEGANPTGSFKDRGMVMAVAKAKEEGSEAIICASTGNTSASAAAYAARLGMKCIIVIPEGKIAHGKLAQAVAYGAEIISIEGNFDDALKAVRNIAAEEPITLVNSVNPYRIEGQKTAAFEICDQLQNAPNVLAIPVGNAGNITAYWKGFCEYEKEKGYKKPRIHGFEAEGAAAIVKGHVIEEPETIATAIRIGNPASWSYAVEAAEQSCGEIDMVSDEEILHAYRLLAKTEGVFAEPGSNASLAGVIKHVKSGKIKKGETVVAVLTGNGLKDPDIAISSNQLDIASLSNDIEQIKDHIKGVIMS from the coding sequence ATGTATAAAGGACTATTAAAACAGTATGCTTCTTATTTACCGGTGAATGAAAACACACCTAATGTCAGCTTAATGGAAGGAAACACACCTCTTATTCCGTTATTAAATATATCAAAGCAATTAGGGATTCAGCTATATGGTAAGTACGAAGGAGCGAATCCGACAGGTTCTTTTAAAGATCGTGGTATGGTGATGGCAGTTGCTAAGGCGAAAGAAGAAGGTTCAGAAGCAATCATTTGTGCATCAACAGGTAATACATCAGCATCAGCTGCAGCATATGCGGCACGCCTTGGGATGAAATGTATAATCGTCATCCCTGAAGGAAAGATTGCGCATGGAAAATTAGCGCAAGCGGTCGCTTATGGAGCTGAAATTATTTCAATAGAAGGGAATTTCGATGATGCACTTAAGGCTGTAAGAAATATTGCTGCAGAAGAGCCGATTACATTAGTAAATTCAGTGAATCCTTATCGAATTGAAGGACAAAAAACAGCAGCATTTGAAATTTGTGACCAATTGCAAAATGCACCAAATGTTCTAGCTATCCCTGTTGGGAACGCAGGGAATATTACAGCATATTGGAAAGGCTTCTGTGAATATGAGAAAGAAAAAGGTTATAAGAAGCCAAGAATTCATGGCTTTGAAGCAGAAGGAGCAGCGGCAATTGTAAAAGGGCATGTAATTGAAGAGCCTGAAACAATTGCAACAGCAATTCGCATTGGTAACCCAGCAAGTTGGTCGTATGCAGTAGAGGCTGCCGAGCAGTCTTGTGGTGAAATAGATATGGTATCAGATGAAGAAATTTTACATGCGTATAGGTTATTGGCAAAAACTGAAGGAGTTTTCGCTGAACCGGGATCAAATGCTTCATTAGCCGGCGTAATTAAACATGTTAAATCTGGAAAAATCAAAAAGGGAGAAACAGTTGTTGCAGTATTAACTGGAAATGGTTTGAAGGATCCTGATATCGCTATTTCTTCAAATCAACTAGACATCGCAAGTTTGTCAAATGATATAGAACAAATTAAAGATCATATTAAAGGGGTGATTATGTCGTGA
- the thrB gene encoding homoserine kinase — MIPLSVRVPASTANVGPGFDSVGIALSLYLDVVVKEKADKWQVIHSFEESIPTDDKNLIVSTACKVCPSISPHIIEVTSNIPLTRGLGSSASAIVAGIEVANQLGNLNLTADQKVQIATNFEGHPDNVAASILGGTVIGALDGKNVSVVRIESKELGVISLIPNEELNTEESRSVLPDVFPFHEAVKASAISNVLVAAFCQKKWEVVGEMMERDHFHEPYRLELVPLLPSIRKCAKEFGAYGTALSGAGPSIFILTPYEKRQEIAEQLARVFTDMKVCELEIDHKGIIVNKEEHIGL, encoded by the coding sequence GTGATACCATTAAGCGTTCGTGTCCCTGCTAGTACGGCAAATGTTGGTCCTGGATTTGATTCAGTTGGAATAGCTTTGTCATTGTATTTGGATGTGGTGGTCAAAGAAAAAGCTGATAAATGGCAAGTAATCCATTCCTTTGAAGAATCAATTCCGACAGACGATAAAAATTTAATCGTTAGCACGGCATGTAAAGTATGTCCTTCTATATCACCCCATATAATAGAAGTTACTAGTAATATTCCATTAACAAGAGGGCTAGGAAGTAGTGCATCAGCGATTGTAGCTGGGATAGAGGTTGCGAATCAACTAGGAAATTTGAACTTAACTGCTGATCAAAAAGTTCAAATTGCTACAAATTTTGAAGGACATCCTGATAATGTTGCTGCCTCCATTCTAGGAGGAACTGTAATCGGAGCGCTTGATGGAAAGAATGTTTCGGTTGTAAGAATTGAAAGTAAGGAATTAGGTGTAATTTCTCTTATTCCGAATGAAGAGTTAAATACAGAGGAAAGCCGATCTGTATTACCAGATGTGTTTCCGTTTCATGAAGCAGTTAAGGCTAGTGCAATCAGCAACGTATTAGTAGCTGCGTTTTGTCAAAAGAAGTGGGAAGTTGTAGGTGAAATGATGGAAAGAGATCATTTTCACGAGCCGTATCGTTTAGAACTCGTACCGTTATTACCATCTATTCGTAAATGTGCAAAAGAATTTGGTGCATACGGCACAGCACTTAGCGGTGCGGGACCATCTATTTTTATTTTAACGCCGTATGAGAAACGTCAAGAAATCGCTGAGCAATTAGCGAGAGTATTTACAGATATGAAAGTATGTGAGCTTGAAATCGACCATAAAGGTATTATTGTAAATAAGGAAGAGCATATTGGATTATAA